In one Watersipora subatra chromosome 6, tzWatSuba1.1, whole genome shotgun sequence genomic region, the following are encoded:
- the LOC137398707 gene encoding uncharacterized protein isoform X2, with protein sequence MITMYFALHIYLQMYNVRPEVIDCVMREWKRLEELAMSEEHNLIQCPACSTKPHTINVDGNSKLYRYNKAGGVTEIDYKSELILDSTDVDKEVDKLRGSKSGTAVQEVVDDSCGDTKLKNAQVGGKTHSSKDETGLMLATCRHMFILKGLDMKRGEIFQYP encoded by the exons ATGATCACAATGTATTTCGCACTTCATATTTATTTACAGATGTACAACGTAAGGCCTGAAGTTATCGATTGTGTCATGAGGGAGTGGAAGAGGTTGGAGGAACTAGCAATGAGTGAGGAACATAATCTTATACAGTGTCCAGCCTGTAGCACAAAGCCACACACCATTAAcgttgatggtaactctaagcTATACCGCTATAATAAAGCAGGAGG ggTGACTGAGATTGATTATAAGTCTGAGCTCATATTAGACTCTACTGATGTTGACAAAGAGGTTGATAAACTCAGAGGCAGTAAATCAGGCACAGCTGTTCAAGAG GTTGTTGACGATTCATGTGGGGacacaaagttgaaaaatgctCAAGTCGGGGGAAAGACCCATTCTTCTAAAGATGAGACCGGTCTCATGCTAGCAACATGTCGACACATGTTTATCTTGAAAGGACTGGACATGAAGAGAGGAGAGATATTCCAGTATCCATAG
- the LOC137398707 gene encoding uncharacterized protein isoform X1, producing the protein MTSDGRRRRLEQGAAFWNLRKFVNLPKQIFTSLSKTKKQLPILEAQVDAHCHSFGLTLAELEARAILVAKPPPKPDDIQGVLEDLRVNILRKEDVLKKSESGKFAQKLRSCLRANHCSYKKKSLEYSNLHPETTTDELQSCLKSGLFPSAVVRGDITFSQDVLKAVESYQLWQ; encoded by the exons ATGACATCAGATG GTAGACGGAGACGCTTGGAGCAAGGGGCAGCTTTTTGGAATCTTCGAAAGTTTGTCAATCTGCCCAAACAGATATTTACATCTCTTTCCAAA ACCAAGAAACAACTACCCATTCTAGAGGCACAAGTGGATGCACACTGCCACTCATTTGGGTTAACTTTAGCTGAACTTGAGGCCAGAGCAATCCTTGTTGCCAAGCCGCCACCAA AACCAGATGACATACAAGGTGTCTTAGAAGACCTAAGAGTCAATATCCTGCGGAAAGAAGATGTTCTTAAGAAATCAG AGAGTGGAAAATTTGCACAGAAATTAAGATCGTGCCTGCGTGCAAACCATTGCAGCTATAAGAAAAAGTCTTTAGAGTACAGCAACCTCCATCCAGAAACAACAACAGATGAGCTGCAAAGCTGTTTGAAGTCAGGGTTATTCCCATCGGCAGTTGTCCGTGGAG ATATAACCTTCTCACAGGATGTTCTTAAGGCAGTGGAGAGCTATCAATTGTGGCAGTGA